In Bacteroidota bacterium, the following proteins share a genomic window:
- a CDS encoding biopolymer transporter ExbD: TASLPDIIFMLLIFFMVTTVLRETTVQVRTQLPKAEALTKIEQKRLVSYVWIGPLKLGATQLGPTSVQIDDALIEDMAVIRTIMYRKWSEQPKLIVSLRVDETAEMGTVTKVQQELREAGTLRINYSSKRDLGN; the protein is encoded by the coding sequence CTACCGCTTCATTGCCGGATATCATTTTCATGCTCCTGATCTTTTTCATGGTGACCACCGTACTCCGTGAAACTACTGTTCAGGTGCGTACGCAGCTGCCAAAAGCAGAAGCGCTGACTAAGATAGAGCAGAAAAGGCTGGTGTCATATGTCTGGATTGGTCCACTCAAGCTTGGTGCAACCCAGCTCGGGCCAACTTCTGTGCAGATTGACGACGCATTGATTGAAGACATGGCCGTTATCCGTACGATCATGTACCGCAAATGGAGTGAGCAGCCCAAGCTGATCGTTTCACTGCGTGTAGATGAAACTGCAGAAATGGGTACGGTTACGAAGGTGCAGCAAGAACTTCGTGAAGCGGGAACATTGCGCATCAACTATTCTTCAAAACGCGACCTTGGAAATTAG